The Winogradskyella schleiferi genome has a window encoding:
- a CDS encoding PhoH family protein, whose protein sequence is MNELILELEEITPKEFFGAQNANIVLLKQYFPKLKIVARGNKIKAYGDEDLLEEFDRRMNMLINHFAKYNKLDENVIERVLTSQSSDDYNTSAKSGEVIVHGVGGKLIKAQTANQRKLVESMRKNDMVFAIGPAGTGKTYTGVALAVQALKSKEVKRIILTRPAVEAGENLGFLPGDLKEKLDPYMQPLYDALRDMIPHEKLESYIEKGVIQIAPLAFMRGRTLDHAFVILDEGQNTTHAQMKMFLTRMGKNAKFLLTGDPGQVDLPRRTTSGLKEALLVLKNVEGIGTIYLDDKDVIRHKLVKKVIAAYKSIENRE, encoded by the coding sequence TTGAACGAACTTATCCTAGAACTCGAAGAAATCACTCCAAAGGAATTCTTCGGTGCACAAAATGCAAACATTGTACTTCTAAAACAATATTTCCCAAAATTAAAAATTGTCGCGAGAGGCAATAAAATAAAAGCTTATGGCGATGAAGATTTACTCGAAGAGTTTGACCGCAGAATGAACATGTTGATAAATCACTTTGCAAAATATAACAAACTCGACGAAAATGTAATAGAGCGTGTTTTAACAAGTCAGAGTAGCGACGATTATAACACATCTGCCAAAAGCGGAGAAGTTATAGTGCATGGCGTTGGTGGAAAATTGATAAAAGCACAAACGGCAAATCAGCGCAAGTTGGTAGAGAGCATGCGTAAAAACGATATGGTTTTTGCCATTGGTCCGGCCGGAACAGGTAAAACCTATACAGGCGTTGCCTTGGCGGTACAAGCGTTAAAAAGCAAAGAGGTAAAGCGGATTATATTAACACGTCCTGCCGTGGAAGCTGGTGAGAATTTAGGGTTCTTGCCTGGTGATTTAAAAGAAAAATTAGATCCATATATGCAACCCTTGTATGATGCCTTACGTGATATGATTCCACACGAAAAATTGGAAAGTTATATTGAAAAAGGCGTGATACAAATTGCACCATTGGCTTTTATGCGTGGTCGTACATTGGATCATGCTTTTGTGATATTGGATGAAGGTCAGAACACTACGCATGCCCAAATGAAGATGTTTTTAACTCGGATGGGTAAGAACGCCAAGTTTTTACTTACAGGTGATCCAGGACAAGTGGATTTGCCTCGTCGTACAACATCTGGTTTAAAAGAGGCGCTTTTGGTGTTGAAAAATGTGGAAGGTATTGGTACGATTTATTTAGACGATAAAGATGTGATTCGTCATAAATTGGTTAAGAAGGTGATTGCGGCTTATAAGAGCATTGAAAATAGGGAATAG
- a CDS encoding SAM hydrolase/SAM-dependent halogenase family protein, with translation MAIITLTTDFGEKDHFAGATKGAIYSELEDISIVDISHCVSPFNISEAAYIIQNAYSSFPKGTIHLIGIDSELSPENKHIAVKLDDHYFICANNGIMSMICTEIAPEKIVEINIHDRVETNFPVLDIFVKVACHIARGGTLDVIGKVVNTIKPIKNLVPFVNDEQNQIIGSVIYIDNYGNVVTNIKRKFFETVQKGRAYEVFARNHMFKKIHNKFSDIINFEIEESKRDVEGKGLVVFNSSDYLEIAVYKSNCTTVGGASTLMGLKNMDTVTVNFKPILSR, from the coding sequence ATGGCGATAATCACTTTAACGACTGATTTTGGAGAAAAAGACCACTTTGCAGGAGCCACAAAAGGAGCGATTTATAGCGAACTTGAGGATATTAGCATTGTAGATATCTCACATTGTGTATCGCCATTTAATATTTCTGAAGCCGCTTATATTATTCAAAATGCCTACAGTAGTTTCCCCAAAGGAACGATTCATTTAATAGGAATTGATTCTGAGTTAAGTCCTGAAAACAAACATATTGCGGTCAAACTAGACGACCATTACTTTATATGCGCCAACAATGGGATTATGAGCATGATATGTACAGAAATCGCACCAGAAAAGATAGTTGAAATTAATATCCACGACAGGGTTGAAACCAATTTTCCTGTTTTGGATATTTTTGTAAAAGTGGCTTGTCATATTGCACGAGGTGGAACTTTGGATGTGATTGGAAAAGTTGTTAACACCATTAAACCAATTAAAAATTTAGTGCCTTTTGTAAATGATGAGCAGAACCAAATTATTGGGAGTGTTATCTATATTGACAATTATGGAAATGTGGTTACTAATATTAAACGTAAGTTTTTTGAAACGGTTCAGAAAGGGAGAGCTTATGAGGTTTTTGCTAGAAACCATATGTTTAAAAAAATCCATAATAAATTTAGTGATATCATAAATTTTGAAATCGAAGAATCCAAACGCGATGTTGAAGGTAAAGGCTTAGTCGTTTTTAACTCTTCCGATTATTTAGAAATAGCAGTGTATAAAAGTAATTGTACCACAGTTGGTGGTGCTTCTACGTTGATGGGTTTGAAAAATATGGATACGGTTACTGTTAATTTTAAGCCCATCCTTTCCCGATAG
- a CDS encoding DUF4870 domain-containing protein yields MESNYHTLKRTDNQLLVITHLSQLLTYFTGFGGLIVPLIIWATQKDQVESMDANGKSILNFQLSILIYTIISIPLIIVFGLGILTLILIGILAFVMPIINAIKAGNGELPSYPLSINFIS; encoded by the coding sequence ATGGAATCAAATTATCACACACTTAAACGTACAGACAATCAATTATTGGTCATTACGCATTTATCGCAATTACTAACGTATTTTACTGGATTTGGCGGACTCATTGTGCCTTTAATTATTTGGGCAACACAAAAAGATCAAGTTGAAAGTATGGATGCCAATGGAAAGTCGATATTGAATTTTCAATTGAGTATACTTATATATACAATAATTAGTATTCCGTTAATCATCGTATTTGGTTTAGGAATCCTAACCTTAATCTTAATTGGAATTTTAGCATTTGTAATGCCAATTATTAACGCTATAAAAGCTGGTAATGGAGAATTACCTAGTTATCCATTGTCTATTAATTTTATTAGTTAG
- a CDS encoding transposase has product MKANIKLLKKKRIYSEEFKRQIVKDFESGQFSVPQLEKLHNISNTSIYSWIHKFSTFNEKGSRVVEMKNSSAQKMKEQQARIKELEAIVGRKQIKIDYLEKLIDIAEDDLSIDIKKNSNTPQSTGSEHIKKH; this is encoded by the coding sequence ATGAAAGCAAACATTAAACTATTAAAAAAGAAACGAATTTATTCTGAAGAATTTAAACGACAAATCGTAAAAGATTTTGAATCTGGTCAATTTAGCGTGCCTCAATTGGAAAAATTACACAACATAAGCAATACATCAATTTACAGTTGGATCCATAAATTTTCTACCTTTAACGAAAAAGGTTCAAGAGTTGTAGAGATGAAAAACAGTAGTGCCCAAAAGATGAAAGAACAACAAGCCCGAATAAAAGAGCTTGAAGCCATAGTTGGGCGTAAACAGATAAAGATAGATTATTTGGAGAAGCTAATTGATATTGCAGAAGACGATTTAAGTATAGATATCAAAAAAAATTCCAACACTCCGCAATCAACTGGTTCAGAACACATAAAGAAACACTAA
- a CDS encoding YgaP family membrane protein encodes MLNTYFRVIVGFMVLLSVVLTVYVNPNWMWFTVFIGLNLIQSAFTKWCLLETILVKLGIKKEGGDCKTC; translated from the coding sequence ATGTTAAATACATACTTTAGAGTTATAGTTGGTTTTATGGTGCTTTTAAGCGTTGTGTTAACCGTATATGTCAATCCAAATTGGATGTGGTTTACCGTATTCATTGGACTGAATTTAATTCAATCCGCTTTTACTAAATGGTGTTTGTTAGAAACAATTTTAGTGAAATTAGGGATTAAAAAAGAGGGTGGAGATTGCAAAACCTGTTAA
- the sqr gene encoding type III sulfide quinone reductase, selenoprotein subtype — MKNLLILGAGTAGTMMANHLDNKLPKKDWQITIVDQYKTHYYQPGFLFLPFDTYTEDQVKKEGKKFIPNGVNYIQKKIDRIFPESNQVKLEDETLDYDILIVATGSKIAPDETDGLRGPLWRKDIFDFYTYEGALALRNKLRDWEGGKLVVHITEMPIKCPVAPLEFAFLADSYFKKKGMRDKVEITYVTPLDGAFTKPTCTKALNYLLEEKQIKIETDFAIMEVDNKKKAIVDYIDKEIPFDLLVTVPTNMGDEAIERSGLGDDLNFIPTHKHTLQCKAHDNIFVIGDATNVPASKAGSVAHFQAETLTDNIILYTKGFKLKQEFDGHANCFIETGENKALLIDFNYEQEPVHGTFPFAKIGPLKLLKESIFNHWGKLAFRWIYWNMLLRGISIPFVGRNMSFKGKIFDIKTDNK, encoded by the coding sequence ATGAAAAATCTATTAATATTAGGCGCAGGTACCGCAGGAACGATGATGGCCAATCATTTGGACAATAAATTACCAAAAAAAGATTGGCAAATTACCATTGTAGATCAATATAAAACCCATTATTATCAACCAGGTTTTTTGTTTTTACCGTTTGATACTTATACCGAAGATCAGGTAAAAAAAGAAGGCAAGAAATTCATACCCAATGGTGTCAATTATATTCAGAAAAAAATAGATCGAATATTTCCTGAGTCTAACCAAGTTAAATTGGAAGACGAAACTTTAGACTATGATATCCTAATTGTAGCAACAGGGTCTAAAATTGCGCCAGACGAAACAGATGGTTTACGTGGCCCATTATGGAGAAAGGATATTTTTGATTTTTATACCTATGAAGGTGCATTGGCACTACGCAATAAATTAAGAGATTGGGAAGGTGGAAAATTAGTAGTGCACATTACTGAAATGCCAATAAAATGTCCTGTTGCACCTTTAGAATTTGCATTTTTAGCAGATTCTTATTTTAAGAAAAAAGGGATGAGAGATAAGGTAGAAATCACTTATGTAACACCTTTAGATGGCGCATTTACAAAGCCAACCTGTACCAAAGCACTAAACTACTTATTAGAAGAAAAACAAATAAAGATAGAGACGGATTTTGCAATAATGGAAGTTGATAATAAAAAGAAAGCTATAGTTGATTATATCGATAAAGAAATTCCATTTGATTTGTTAGTAACTGTACCAACAAATATGGGAGATGAAGCTATAGAGCGGTCAGGATTGGGTGATGATTTAAATTTTATACCAACACATAAACACACGTTGCAATGCAAGGCACATGATAATATTTTCGTTATAGGTGATGCCACCAATGTACCAGCTTCTAAGGCAGGTTCTGTAGCGCATTTCCAAGCAGAAACATTAACGGATAATATCATTTTATATACAAAAGGATTTAAATTAAAACAAGAGTTTGATGGTCATGCTAATTGTTTTATTGAAACAGGCGAAAATAAAGCCTTATTGATAGACTTTAATTACGAACAAGAACCAGTGCATGGCACATTTCCCTTTGCAAAAATAGGTCCTCTAAAATTATTAAAAGAAAGCATATTTAATCATTGGGGAAAATTAGCATTTAGATGGATCTATTGGAATATGTTGTTGAGAGGTATATCAATTCCATTTGTAGGAAGAAACATGAGTTTCAAAGGAAAAATATTCGATATAAAAACTGATAATAAATAA
- a CDS encoding IS3 family transposase, with amino-acid sequence MNQLYKTIGISKQAVNQYAKRQAVFDSRVSQLILEADDLREDHPGCGVEKMYNILDPDFIGRDRFIETMMGLGYRIKKKRNYKRTTIAGKKFYPNLIKGLRVNAPNVVWQSDITYLPLNGKHYYAVFIIDVYTKKIVGFIVSDNMRAQANVEALKMAIKENNAPEIHNSDRGSQYTYSKYIDLLVSNGTKISMSLSGLDNAYAERINRTIKEEYLDYWKPETFFQLKKCVAKAVKNYNEKRTHKSLPKMSPDNFEKYWSTLKPKNRPIMTIFNNEVNN; translated from the coding sequence ATGAACCAGCTTTATAAAACCATAGGCATCAGTAAACAAGCCGTTAACCAGTATGCAAAGCGGCAAGCGGTTTTCGATAGTCGAGTGTCTCAATTAATATTAGAGGCAGATGATCTTCGGGAGGATCATCCTGGTTGTGGAGTAGAAAAGATGTACAATATATTAGATCCGGATTTTATAGGTCGAGACCGTTTTATAGAAACCATGATGGGTCTTGGTTACAGAATTAAAAAGAAAAGGAATTATAAACGCACAACAATAGCAGGTAAAAAGTTTTATCCCAACCTAATAAAAGGTCTAAGGGTAAACGCACCAAACGTGGTATGGCAATCGGACATAACCTATCTGCCGCTCAACGGAAAACACTATTACGCTGTGTTTATAATAGATGTTTATACAAAAAAGATTGTTGGGTTTATCGTATCTGATAACATGAGAGCGCAAGCGAATGTAGAAGCACTTAAAATGGCAATCAAGGAAAATAATGCACCCGAGATCCATAACTCGGACAGGGGAAGCCAATACACTTACAGTAAATACATAGACTTACTGGTAAGCAATGGCACTAAGATAAGTATGTCTTTAAGTGGACTGGACAATGCATATGCAGAACGAATCAATAGAACTATAAAAGAAGAATATTTAGATTATTGGAAACCAGAAACCTTCTTTCAATTAAAAAAATGTGTAGCAAAAGCAGTTAAGAATTATAATGAAAAAAGAACACATAAAAGTTTACCAAAAATGAGCCCAGACAATTTTGAGAAATATTGGTCAACCTTAAAACCAAAAAATAGACCCATAATGACTATTTTTAACAATGAAGTAAATAACTAA
- a CDS encoding TusE/DsrC/DsvC family sulfur relay protein, producing the protein MMKKIIAKREIDVNEEGYLIDFKQWDREVCECIADECDIVMTEKHWEVVEYLQDKHHKEEPLSIRGIKKSGVINIKEFYHLFPGGPLKKSTLIAGIPKPKSCI; encoded by the coding sequence ATGATGAAAAAAATAATTGCCAAAAGAGAAATAGATGTTAATGAAGAAGGCTACTTAATAGATTTTAAACAGTGGGATCGTGAAGTCTGTGAATGTATTGCGGATGAATGTGATATAGTTATGACGGAAAAACACTGGGAAGTTGTTGAATATCTGCAGGATAAACATCATAAGGAAGAGCCATTATCTATTAGAGGTATTAAGAAAAGTGGTGTTATAAATATTAAAGAATTTTATCATCTATTTCCTGGTGGACCCCTAAAAAAATCAACATTGATAGCGGGTATTCCTAAACCAAAAAGTTGTATATAA
- the dnaN gene encoding DNA polymerase III subunit beta, with protein sequence MKFIVSSTYLLKQLQVLGGVINNSNTLPILDNFLFELSQSKLTISASDLETTMSATIDVESDSEGSIALPARLLLDTLKTFPEQPLTFVVEENNTVEISSNHGKYALAYADGAEFPNAVSIEEASKTTIMGDILATAISKTIFAAGNDDLRPVMSGVFFQFSQDNLTFVATDAHKLVKYTRNDVSATETAEFIMPKKPLTLLKGILAGSDDDVLVEYNESNAKFTFENSVLICRLIDGKYPNYEAVIPKENPNKLVIDRTQFLNSVRRVSIFSNKTTHQIRLKIAGAELNISAEDIDYSNKAEERLTCDYQGDDMQIGFNSRFLTEMINNLNSDNVQLEMSLPNRAGILTPIDGLDEGEHVTMLVMPVMLNN encoded by the coding sequence ATGAAATTTATTGTTTCAAGCACCTATTTATTAAAGCAACTTCAAGTATTGGGAGGCGTTATTAATAACAGCAATACGCTACCAATTTTAGATAATTTCTTATTCGAGCTGAGCCAATCCAAACTAACGATTTCCGCTAGTGATTTAGAAACAACGATGTCTGCTACTATTGATGTTGAGAGTGATTCTGAAGGAAGTATCGCTTTACCTGCACGATTACTTTTGGACACCTTAAAGACTTTTCCTGAGCAACCACTTACTTTTGTAGTTGAAGAAAACAACACGGTTGAAATCAGCTCTAATCATGGTAAATATGCTTTAGCTTATGCTGATGGTGCTGAATTCCCAAATGCAGTTTCTATAGAAGAAGCTAGCAAAACGACCATCATGGGCGATATTTTAGCGACTGCAATTAGTAAAACTATTTTTGCTGCCGGCAATGATGATTTAAGACCTGTTATGAGTGGAGTGTTCTTTCAATTTTCTCAAGATAATTTAACCTTTGTAGCGACTGATGCTCACAAATTAGTAAAATATACCAGAAATGATGTCAGTGCCACGGAAACTGCCGAATTCATTATGCCTAAAAAACCGTTGACACTTTTAAAAGGCATTTTAGCTGGAAGTGATGATGATGTTTTAGTAGAATATAACGAATCGAATGCTAAATTTACGTTTGAAAATTCCGTATTGATTTGCCGTTTGATTGATGGCAAATATCCAAATTACGAAGCGGTAATTCCTAAAGAGAATCCGAATAAATTAGTTATTGACAGAACTCAGTTTTTAAACTCAGTTCGTCGTGTTAGTATTTTCTCTAATAAGACCACACATCAAATCCGTTTAAAAATTGCTGGTGCAGAATTAAATATTTCTGCTGAAGATATCGATTACTCCAACAAAGCCGAAGAACGTTTAACCTGTGATTACCAAGGTGACGATATGCAAATTGGCTTTAACTCACGTTTCTTAACAGAAATGATAAACAATCTAAACTCAGACAATGTTCAGTTAGAAATGAGTTTACCAAATAGAGCAGGAATCCTAACACCAATTGATGGTTTAGATGAAGGCGAACATGTGACTATGTTGGTAATGCCTGTTATGCTCAACAATTAG
- the gldG gene encoding gliding motility-associated ABC transporter substrate-binding protein GldG produces the protein MKKNKSILYSIAIVVALIIVNAISSSVYQRFDLTKDNRYTLSDASKSLVSDLDSPLIIDVFLEGDFPSEFRLLQTEVRQIVDEFQLKSNRIVVNYIDPIKDENTRQQYIEELTKQGLEPYINTDNSTGKVTQDIIFPWAYASYKNGRVKIPLLKRSITQGLQEQINNSVQSLEYAFADGFSKLVNAKAKKIAILKGNGQLDDIYIADFLQTIRPYYSLAQFTLDSVATNPQGTLDKLQHYDLIISAKPNIPFSENEKLVLDQYTMYGGKSLWLTESVVMDKDSLYNEAGTGVSIMRDLNLNDFFFKYGVRVNPTLVKDLYSAPIMLSIGEGSQAQMQPIQWQYSPLAASNPNHPITKNLNLVKFDFASPIDTLKNSIKKSILLQSSPKSKLEGAPTTISLANVTQAPDETTYDKGPQNLAVLLEGKFNSVYDKRVLPFNVTNFKSKSADTKMVVISDGNVVKNEVIKNRPLELGFDQLTGKSFGNKEFLLNTVNYLLDDTGLINIRAKEISVAFLDADKVKDSKGTWQFINIALPLILLGLFGYVFNYLRKRKYAS, from the coding sequence ATGAAGAAGAATAAATCTATTTTATATAGCATTGCTATTGTTGTTGCACTCATTATCGTGAATGCGATTTCAAGTTCGGTGTATCAACGGTTCGATCTTACAAAAGATAATCGGTATACACTTTCGGATGCTTCAAAATCATTGGTTAGTGATTTGGATTCGCCTTTAATAATCGATGTGTTTTTGGAAGGGGATTTTCCTTCAGAATTTAGGTTGCTTCAAACTGAAGTCAGACAGATTGTAGATGAGTTTCAATTAAAATCAAATCGAATTGTTGTTAATTATATTGATCCAATTAAAGATGAAAACACACGGCAACAATATATAGAAGAGTTAACAAAACAAGGCTTAGAACCTTATATTAACACCGATAATAGTACTGGAAAAGTAACGCAAGACATCATTTTTCCTTGGGCTTATGCCAGTTATAAAAATGGACGTGTGAAAATTCCACTTTTAAAACGAAGCATCACACAAGGCTTACAAGAGCAGATTAATAATTCGGTGCAATCGTTGGAATATGCTTTTGCAGATGGTTTTAGCAAACTGGTCAATGCTAAAGCAAAAAAGATTGCAATTTTGAAAGGTAATGGGCAGTTAGACGATATTTATATCGCTGACTTTCTTCAAACGATAAGACCTTATTATAGTTTGGCGCAATTCACTTTAGATAGTGTGGCCACCAATCCACAAGGTACGTTAGACAAATTGCAGCATTACGATTTAATTATTTCTGCAAAACCTAATATTCCTTTTTCAGAGAATGAAAAGCTTGTTTTAGATCAATATACCATGTATGGTGGCAAAAGTCTTTGGCTAACAGAATCGGTGGTTATGGACAAAGACAGTTTGTATAATGAAGCAGGTACAGGAGTTTCAATTATGCGCGATTTGAATTTGAACGATTTTTTCTTCAAATACGGTGTTCGCGTGAACCCAACTTTAGTAAAAGACCTCTACTCTGCTCCAATTATGTTGTCGATCGGAGAAGGCAGTCAGGCGCAAATGCAACCGATTCAATGGCAGTATTCGCCTTTGGCGGCATCCAATCCCAATCATCCAATTACCAAAAATCTGAACTTGGTAAAATTTGATTTTGCGAGTCCGATTGATACCTTAAAAAATAGCATCAAAAAATCCATTTTATTGCAAAGTTCGCCAAAATCCAAGTTAGAAGGTGCACCAACCACAATTTCATTAGCGAATGTAACGCAAGCACCAGATGAAACCACATATGATAAAGGCCCTCAAAACTTAGCTGTTCTTTTAGAAGGCAAGTTTAATTCTGTTTATGATAAACGTGTTTTGCCATTTAATGTGACTAATTTTAAGTCTAAAAGTGCTGATACTAAAATGGTCGTGATTTCGGATGGAAACGTAGTTAAAAACGAAGTTATAAAAAACAGACCTTTAGAGTTGGGCTTTGACCAACTCACAGGAAAATCGTTTGGCAACAAGGAATTTTTACTTAATACTGTAAATTACCTTTTGGACGATACAGGACTTATAAACATTAGAGCAAAGGAGATTAGTGTCGCTTTTTTGGATGCCGATAAAGTAAAAGACAGCAAAGGAACTTGGCAATTCATCAATATTGCTTTGCCTCTTATACTATTAGGCTTGTTTGGCTATGTTTTTAATTATCTGAGAAAACGGAAATACGCCTCATAA
- the gldF gene encoding gliding motility-associated ABC transporter permease subunit GldF, translated as MLAILKKEINTFFASPIGYLVIGVFLLLNGLFLWVFKGEFNILDNGQASLSSFFLLAPWILIFLVPAVTMRSFSDEKKQGTLELLVTKPISHFQVVLGKYFGAFVLILMALIPTLLYVYTVSQLGNPEGNLDMGSTVGSYFGLLFLIGAYTAIGVFASTLSDNQIVAFIIAVFICFFFYFGFEGLSNYNIFDNLVYMENLGMSAHYNSMSRGVIDTRDLVYFISIAIAFLLFTKLRIQKQ; from the coding sequence ATGCTAGCAATACTTAAAAAAGAAATAAACACCTTCTTCGCTTCACCAATTGGCTATTTGGTTATTGGTGTCTTTTTATTACTCAATGGACTATTTCTTTGGGTTTTTAAAGGCGAATTCAATATTTTGGATAATGGACAAGCTAGTTTGTCGTCGTTCTTTTTATTGGCACCATGGATTCTTATTTTTTTAGTTCCAGCAGTTACGATGCGGAGCTTTAGTGATGAAAAAAAACAAGGTACTTTAGAGTTGTTGGTTACCAAACCTATTTCGCATTTTCAGGTTGTATTAGGAAAATATTTTGGCGCTTTCGTATTGATTTTAATGGCTCTGATTCCAACGCTTCTATATGTGTACACCGTTTCTCAATTAGGAAACCCAGAAGGCAATCTCGATATGGGCAGCACCGTTGGCTCCTATTTTGGACTCTTGTTTTTAATTGGAGCTTATACAGCTATTGGCGTGTTCGCCTCTACCCTTTCCGATAATCAAATTGTGGCTTTTATTATTGCTGTTTTTATCTGTTTCTTTTTCTATTTTGGATTTGAAGGTTTATCGAATTATAACATTTTTGATAATCTTGTGTATATGGAAAATCTTGGTATGTCTGCACATTACAACAGTATGAGTCGTGGTGTGATTGATACAAGGGATTTAGTGTATTTTATAAGTATTGCAATAGCGTTTTTGCTATTCACTAAACTGAGAATTCAAAAGCAATAG
- a CDS encoding putative quinol monooxygenase: MLVRIVKMSFEPSKIEEFLANFETVKEKIRNFEGCQFLELYRDRNSTNIFFTYSYWDSENDLNNYRHSELFKSVWAKTKPLFNGKPEAWSVDKLAILE; encoded by the coding sequence ATGTTAGTAAGAATTGTAAAAATGAGTTTTGAACCTTCTAAAATAGAAGAATTCTTGGCTAATTTTGAAACGGTTAAAGAAAAGATTCGCAATTTTGAAGGCTGTCAATTTTTAGAATTGTATCGCGACCGGAATAGCACCAATATCTTTTTTACCTATAGTTATTGGGATTCTGAGAATGATTTGAATAATTATAGACATTCTGAATTGTTCAAAAGTGTTTGGGCTAAGACAAAACCATTGTTTAATGGAAAACCAGAAGCCTGGAGTGTAGACAAATTGGCGATTTTAGAATGA
- a CDS encoding DsrE/DsrF/DrsH-like family protein produces MGTKVKKMLFILSKATIENVYAAFVMANGARMEGIESEVFFTFFGLEAIQKKKLDHLHVATVGNPAMHIPTMLGGLPGVEALATKMMKKEMEKLDMPPIGEFLEILSDSGCKLWACKLAVDMFHLNEEDLIDELDGILTIGDFYNRADQEAAQILFI; encoded by the coding sequence ATGGGTACAAAAGTAAAAAAGATGCTTTTTATTTTGTCAAAAGCGACCATAGAAAATGTTTATGCAGCCTTTGTAATGGCTAATGGCGCACGAATGGAGGGCATAGAATCTGAGGTGTTTTTTACCTTCTTTGGATTAGAAGCCATACAGAAAAAGAAACTAGATCATTTGCATGTCGCCACTGTGGGTAATCCTGCAATGCATATACCAACGATGCTTGGTGGTTTGCCAGGTGTTGAAGCTCTTGCAACTAAGATGATGAAAAAGGAAATGGAAAAATTAGATATGCCACCAATCGGTGAATTTTTGGAAATCCTTTCGGATTCTGGTTGTAAACTTTGGGCTTGTAAACTTGCCGTAGATATGTTTCACTTAAATGAGGAAGACCTAATCGATGAGTTGGACGGTATTTTAACAATAGGGGATTTTTATAATCGAGCAGATCAAGAAGCTGCTCAAATTCTCTTTATTTAA